In Papaver somniferum cultivar HN1 chromosome 9, ASM357369v1, whole genome shotgun sequence, the genomic stretch ATTCACAAGCTACGTGTCAGATTCCGGGAAGCAAATTACACTCCGAAactaatttctttttttatttctaatCATCGTTTAGGTATATCGGCAGCAAAAGTATTAGCGGAGAATGGAGTAACTGACATAGTGATTCTAGAGGCTTCCGATCGTATCGGCGGAAGAATACGTAAGGAAGAATTCGGAGATATTTCAATAGAGATTGGCGCTGGTTGGGTTGCTGGTGTTGGCGGGAAAACTTCAAATCCAGTTTGGGAACTCGCTAATCAATCTTCTCTTCGTACTTGCTTCTCTGATTACAGTAACGCCCGCTACAATATCTATGATCAGAGGTTCCATAACATCCATTTTAATATCTCCATTCGCATTTTGATCAAATAAAACGGCCATCAATACTAACTCGTGTATGGTCATTTCATTTCAGCGGAAAGATAATCCCAAGTGAATTAGCTGCTGCCTCGTACGATAAAGCGGTTAATTCAGCGATTCAAGAGCTTAAAAATCAGGAGGAAGCAAATCTCGGCAATACAATTTCCGAAATCCCATCGTAAAGTTCCATTAAAGAATACGATGATCAGAATTTTCTaacatgaaatgacattttcagTATTAGTTTGAATAGGGATTGTTGTTATTTGTTTCAGGTCACCAAAGACACCAATAGATCTAGCCATAGATTTTGTTCTTCATGATTTTGAGATGGCAGGTGAGGTTAAATCAGAGTTACTGttagattttgtttctttttggctATAATCCCTTGTAGTTTTTACCAAACTGCGGAATTAATgtggttttttattttgattcGAATGGTCCAGAAGTGGAACCAATATCAACTTATATAGAATATGGAGATGAAGAGTTTCTAGTAGCTGATGAAAGAGGATACGAGTTCTTGGTCTATAAAATGGCAGAAAGTTTTCTTTCTACTTGTCAAGGAAAAATTGTTGATAATCGACTTCAACTGAATAAGGTAAATCACGAAACTAAAACTGCCGGGATTCTTCATTACAGCGTTTTTCTTCCCTATAATTTCCTATTTGATCATAGAATCGTTTTAGCTGGGAGGGGGGAAAGAGAGTGTGTGTGGTAGTCAAACATAAATGAATCAATGAACAGCTATTTTAGGAGATCCGTgttatattttcttaccaaacttaaGTTTTGGGAGGATGCTTACTTTTAAATGAGTACAAATTAGtactctttttttttcaaaaaattactgTACTTTTCTTGGAAGCACTTCAAAAAATTACCGACCCTACCGAACTTTATTAAAAGGGATTATTTTGAATTGTGTTTGTGTCGTTTCTGTTGAGAGCAGGTCGTTGGAGAAATAATACAAGGCTCGAGCAATGGCACTACGGTGAAAGCTGAAGATGGATGTGTTTACAAGGCACAATATGTTATTCTGTCTGTTAGTGTTGGTGTTCTCCAAAGCGATCTCATCACTTTCCATCCCCCATTACCGGTAAGTTGTAGTCTCTATAGATCATTTATCTATTAACACCgtcattttcaaaagaaaaaaaaaagaaaaatcttcctaAGTAAGAGTAATCCATATTTCTTTTAATATAGTGAAATAAGCGGATGCTCCCTTTGTCCAAGTTAtatttcataaataatcatttttcaagaaaaaaaagaagtttcTCCGGTCAAAGTAGATAATAGCATACGCTACAAACGCTACCTTTATGAATATAGCAGGAATCTATAAAAAATTTATGCTGCATCATcgatttttcattttcttaattTGGTAAAAATATACTTATTATCAAACTTGTGTCGTTAAGATACTGGTCACACTCTAAGATAAATAATACTTCTTCTGTCTCGTAAAAAGTGGATTTTTCATTTTATGCGTTTTTTAATTctataaaagataaaattgaaagacaCATGTGGATTATACTCCTACCAAGAGTTGATCATCATTTCATGTATTTAAACTTCGCTAATTAGTGGTCGgagtatttaaaaataaaaatgaataaaaTAACCATTTTATCAAGCGGATGCTAgttgttttgaaaaaataaacaaaaaaaatagtgTTTTTTTAATAGGCAATTAATCAATGTTTATGAACGAGGGCTTCATCCATTAAAATATCGGCTAAAGCTCATAATTTTCAAAATACTAAGGCATAATTTAAGGGAATTTGTCTACCTAGCCAGATTTGATTATGTCTTGTTCTCAACATCTGATACGATGCGATGTTGACCCTAATGCTTACGTGCGGAATAATGCATGGCTGGCTTGTCAATCTGGCACAAAACGCCACCAGATTCTAATTTTCCTGTACGTACGTGATACCAAGATAgttaaacaaaactaaaatccAAGGTTTAAGTGTTTTTAATACTCCAGTTAAGTATATCAACTTGAAATATCACACTGCTCGGTGCTTATCTTGGCTGTTTAATGTTTGCTGGAAATAATGGATGCAGGAATGGAAAACAGCAGCGATAATGAAATGTGAGGTGATAGTGTACACAAAGATATTCCTCAAGTTCCCCTACAAGTTCTGGTCATGTCAACATGGTAAAGAGTTTTTCCTTTACGCACACGAGAAGCGCGGATATTATACGTTTTGGCAGGTTAGTCCATCTGTTAACTCAGACTTGAGAATCATATCACGTAAGTTTGAAGTTTAAAAGGTCAGAATAAATTAAAATCTCTAGCAAAAAAAAGAAGTGCAGGTGCACACTGCTGGATAATGTGTCGCTTCAATTTGACTTGGAAGTCTGGAATTCTAAATCTAATAACTTGTTACCAGAGTGACATTATTGAGTGCATACATGGCTACACACAGATATTCAACAATATTAATATTACCATAATTTAGGCATATCTTGCACATATTAATTACCATAATTTAATCTGTCAATCATCTCCATCTTTTACTAATAAAAAACGATTGCCGATGCATTCTATACTATATATTGTACGTCTAGTAAGTAAAATATATTATCAGTTTTCTCGAGAGAATTTTTTATGTGCCGGAGACTTGTATAGTTGTATATTGCAAACTAATCCATGTATCCGTAGAACATAGGCCTACTTACTGTATAATTACGTAAATCACGTTGAAAATTGTCTATAATGTCGTGATTATGATCACCAAACAGCATATGGAAAATGCATACCCAGGATCGAACATCCTGGTTGTAACATTAACAAATGAGGAGTCGAAACGTGTAGAATCACAATCAGACATGGCTACGTTGAACGAGGTGATGGCTGTACTTAGGAATATGTTCGGATCTGACATCCCTACGGCCACTCAAATATTTGTTCCTCGTTGGTGGAATAATCGGTTTCAGCGTGGCAGCTATAGCGATTACCCCATTCTTTCTAAGCATCAAGACTTCATCCACATTAAGGTACATATATTACATATACAGTAATCTATACTAACATTAAGGTACATATATTACATATacagtaatttatttatttatgtttatCAAAATGTGGTTTGTGATGCGCTGCGTCTATCTTCCAGGCTCCGGTGGGACACATATTCTTCACCGGAGAACACACGAGTGAGAAATTCAATGGTTATGTCCATGGTGGATACCTATCTGGTGAGATTTATGTCCGTCTGCTTGGCAGCTTTCAAGCAACATATGGCAAAGTGACAGGTGATTTTTGCCAAAAAACAAGTGCTAATGGAATTATTTGATATTTGAATGAAAACAGGAATTGAAACAGGCAAGACATTATTGGATGAAATGAGAAGAGTAGAGGAAGATCGTATTGATATGGAGAGCCAGAGGAATTTCTTGTTAGATCCCTTGCTATCTTTGACCGAGTCATTGACTTTAACCAGTACGGGAGCCGTATCTGACTTCCAGAAATGGGATGATATTAGCACTGTTGCTACTAGTCGACTATTTCTCAACAATAATACGTCGTCACCTGTAACTCAAGAAGCTATAAAATGACTTTTCTGCAAGTTCCACCACTTAGAAATAGAGAAAATCTGAAGACTATCCCATTTATGCTCGACTCCCTGACGACAAGGAAAACAAAGAAGTGGGGCGTCAACTTGAGCAGCTCTTACTGACTCGCGCAGTTGAAAATGACAACTAGTAATAGATTGATTCATCTTGCAAAAAATGGAAAAGAGGAAACTGCTATTAAGAAATGCAGGATAATTTGGGTTCCAGCTATTTATGGTTGGACGAGCATACAAAAGGTGAAAACACGAACAAGATTAGGAATTTTATAAGAATGATTTACCACACCACTAATGGGATTCGTTTGCAATAGTGATACTGTTTTTCTTTCATTCCAAAGCCTTAATTAAGAATCGTAAGAGCTACCAGTTTTACTTCCATGGAAGCAGAAGTTATAAAGCCTTAATTTGAGATGGAGATACATATCTTCTGCATGCTGGTGTGGTGACAATTGTGAAACAATGAGACCCTAAAGCCCTGCATGGTGTTCTATGAGTTCGGATAAAATTTGCGGGTACTGTAACCTAcaaattttagataattttttttgCATTTCAAAAATCTTGGCCTTATCAAACAGCTGTGAAGCAAGCCAACAGCTTTTACGAatctaatatttttattttaaatgtccTCACTTATACTCCAATACCAGCTATAATGAAGCCAGTAGGGGTTGTTTCCCTGCAAATAGGTATGTGAATGCTCACCTGAACTTCCCATCCAAAAACTCAGCCAGATACAGCAGCACAAAAGAAAAGGGAAAACATATAAAAAAGCATGATAAAATTGTCACAAAGTCCGACATTGTCTTCTATGCATTAGAACGGCAGCCGACACCTTTCAGGCATAAAAAGCCATTGAATAAATCTGCTTCGTTTCAAGTTAAACTGATTTGTGATAAAGTAGCAATAATGTCCCTGCAAGAAGGAATTAGGAAGTAGCAACATCGCCACCATAAAAAACTAATTAACTCCATTTTGTGCAAAATATTTACCAAGAATCTCATTTCCTGAGCAATAAGGAAAACAACTTAGATGTATCGCCAGAATTTAAAATAAAGAGAACGCATGAATCAAGTACGTTGCGAACGCATGTGTCAATCCCATTGGTTAATGCaaattgagaaaaataaaaattacgtaTAAGAAAGAACAAATGAAAAGGAGAACAACCACTCACTATATCATCTGTTGATATCCATTTTGTACTGCCCCAGTAACTTCCCGGCATGTGCTATCATCCCCAAAGACAGCAGGTTCAGACCACCTATAATTTCATAAGACCACTGCCTCCCTTAAAGGAACCATATAGAGGCTGTGACCTCCTGAAGCTGAATATATCCTCGATTAAGACAGATTGAGGATGCGAGGATATTTCTTTAGTAGACGCTTCGTAATTGCTGGAATGTGAACCCCCATATACTTGTACCGATAGCGTCTTTTTCGCCGGTGCACCCACTTTAATGTATTCATCAAAAAAATCTATCAACTCTTGCTGCCTTAAGTTCTTCAATGCTGCAATCTGATTCATTAAAATCAGGAAACGTTTAGCATGCTAGCATATGAATCGAACACACGTCATAGAGTATACCCTTCCTGACCAAAATGCATTTTTGGAACTTGGAAAGGTGTACAACATAATAGTGGTTTGACATtagaagatataaaatcaagcttGAGTTCTCCAAGATTACATCATGCAAATGCAATAGCAGAACCATATGTTTGAGTAAATTATACTGAAGTTCGAAGCGTCAATACTTTATATATCAGATGTGGAAAATGCCTTAGTTTTATGAAATCAACGGACATGGTTTATGAATTTGGTTTCCAATTCTAGCTTACCCCAACATGTTTGGGACTAAAGGCTTAGTTGCAGTAGTAGTAGTATAGCAGGATATTGATCTAGTTTGTAGACTAGATACTAATCAGAAGGTAACGTTTGAAAATTCCCAATTGCATGTATCCGTTGATCAGCATAAAGGCAATCTAATTTTATCAATTGCATTCAAGTTTTCACAAAATACAAAGCTCAGCTTACTATTGAAAAGACTTTCCCACATGACGGGTTTCTGGAATCAAAGCAAAAATACCTTTGCTTCAGCAAGAAAAAGAATGAATTTGCTTCAACTAAACATCTGAAAAGTTTATGATCTCAGGAAGATAAGGAATGAAATTTACTTCAAATAAACATTTGAGATTTTCGATCTAAAACAACATGATTGGTACTAGCTGGAAACTACTACAAAACATACGTGCCAGCAGCATAAACAATATCAGAATAGACTGAACAGGTTTTGGGTTGTTTTTTGGATTGTATAAATTATTGTAAGCAATTAATTCCAGTAACACTGTAACCAAACATATCTGGAGACCTAAAAGCGCAATCATCGTTTTTTATAGAATGGTTTCACACCGACTTCTCCTCTAGTTATTTGCATGTCAGTTCACCAATAAGAGAAGGAAAAGTCTTACCTCGATCTCTCTCCTGTCAAATTTTAGAGTGCCATCAAAAATCTCTCTCCAAAAGAATGAAGTTTCTTCGCTTAAATTTTTGTGCTTTTCAAGCTTCATATCAATCAGTGCATTTACATTACTCTGTAACAAAATCAATCAGTACATTAAGAAATACGCGTTTAACTCCAAAGGTTTCAGTTTTCATCAGCATTACTCTTACCATGAATTCATCAGCAGGCATCTCATAAAGTTTACTCTCAAACTCCTTGAGGAATGATTCaactctcaaatcaatctgcccAGGATCCTGCCAAGCTCAACAAAATAAGTTCCTTTTTCAGACACAGAAGCACTTAAAGCATATTCCAAGAAGCAGCACCATATGGTGAGTTTTAAGTACCTTCGCTGTTGATTGAACAATAAATTGCAGTCCTCGGATGCCAGAATCATTCCTACATGCATGTAAAGAATATTAAAACATAAGTGAAATAATGCATGGGAGAAAATTAAAGACAGAAAAGCCCTTGACAAACCTCTGCATAAGCACTGTTATGTATCCAAGTTGCTCAACTGAGCGAAGCTGGTGGAACACTGGTTGCTTTGCAATAAGAGCAAAAAGCTGAAGTTTCACATTCAACATCGTACTATCCTGGTGAACCTGCAACAAGCCACAAATCAAATTAGGTCTGACATCATACAAAAAGGTACATTGTACATATTGACATAAAATATTATTCAATGTAACACTTGTTACTTGAATACACCATGAAACAGTTGTTTCAAACCATCAAAATCACACATTCTTCAAGTACTTGTACTGATCTTTATCTTATATAGAGTTACATTCCTAATCATAATTATAAAGATAACGAACAGTAAATAGATCGGAGTGGTCATACACATATGAGCGGAAAATACagcaagtcaacaactgacccaTCAGATATTTAGAGCAACTATGAAATTCTTCGTCAAAACGTAAAGGTGGgggtaaaataataataatacaaatgcAAATGCAAATTTTACCTGAATATAGTGGACCAAGGCAGAATTCTCATCACTTGGGTTTAAAACTTCCGCCGGGTAGAAGTGACTAATTCCACTTTCAAGCTTAACGATTCGATTTGTCAAATGCTCGGAAGGGAAAAGAGGTCTTGCTATGGGTTGGAGACCCTTGAAAAAGATGTCTTCAATATGGATGACCATTTCCTCTGCTTCCTTTGGTTCAATGTTCCCTAATGTCAAACGGAAAAGTGTATATAATATATTATGTCAAGATGTCAGATTTGTAATATCTGATCAATAATGCTGAATCAAGATAAATATGTGAACCTGCTGCATAACACTCTACAAAGGCTTTCGAGAGAAGCATAGTTGAGAACTTGGCAAGATCATCAGCTTCTAGATGAGGAATAACTTCTAGCTGTTCGGTCCAAGGCCACGATGCATCCGCCAAAATCAATGAACAGTAATACATAGCTTGCTGATACGGCTGCTGAAACTTGTAATTTTGGTACTCCTTTAAAACAGTTTCCTGATCGACAAAAAAAGAGGATAAAGAATCTAATCAGGGGCTGCAATTCAGGGGGTTGGCCTGAGTTATCAACCCAGTTTAGATCATA encodes the following:
- the LOC113307966 gene encoding polyamine oxidase 1-like yields the protein MGSSSCHSVIIVGAGISGISAAKVLAENGVTDIVILEASDRIGGRIRKEEFGDISIEIGAGWVAGVGGKTSNPVWELANQSSLRTCFSDYSNARYNIYDQSGKIIPSELAAASYDKAVNSAIQELKNQEEANLGNTISEIPSSPKTPIDLAIDFVLHDFEMAEVEPISTYIEYGDEEFLVADERGYEFLVYKMAESFLSTCQGKIVDNRLQLNKVVGEIIQGSSNGTTVKAEDGCVYKAQYVILSVSVGVLQSDLITFHPPLPEWKTAAIMKCEVIVYTKIFLKFPYKFWSCQHGKEFFLYAHEKRGYYTFWQHMENAYPGSNILVVTLTNEESKRVESQSDMATLNEVMAVLRNMFGSDIPTATQIFVPRWWNNRFQRGSYSDYPILSKHQDFIHIKAPVGHIFFTGEHTSEKFNGYVHGGYLSGIETGKTLLDEMRRVEEDRIDMESQRNFLLDPLLSLTESLTLTSTGAVSDFQKWDDISTVATSRLFLNNNTSSPVTQEAIK